The Crocosphaera subtropica ATCC 51142 genome includes a window with the following:
- a CDS encoding MFS transporter: MRLIKSSQNIHPNVWILGLVSLFTDFGSKAIQSVLPLFLVSVLGANLSTVGLIEGIAESTASVLKLFSGALSDYWGRRKELTMLGYGLSAAIIPLFALANSPFWVLIARFGDRLGKGIRVAPRNALVADVTPINQRGAAYGLRQTLDTFGAFSGPIAATLILLIWEQNFRLVFWVALIPGILSVSLLVKGIREPHSPERKQGHKIQWHGIKQLGQGYWVLVGVAVVFNLGNFSDAFLLLKAQQVGIAASWVPLSMIIMNFSYLLSAYPLGLLSDRIGRKGLLIGAFWLFSLVYLGFALADRPGQIWGLFALYGIYLGMSQGILLALVADLAPGELRGTAFGVINLVIGIVLLPASLLAGFLWQQVNPQAPFLVGSGLALTASLLFLFKTED, encoded by the coding sequence ATGAGATTAATCAAGTCGTCTCAAAACATCCATCCTAACGTCTGGATCTTAGGTTTAGTTAGCCTATTTACCGATTTTGGCAGCAAAGCCATTCAATCCGTTCTACCCCTATTTTTGGTGTCTGTTTTAGGGGCTAACTTAAGTACCGTGGGATTAATTGAAGGGATCGCCGAATCCACCGCCTCGGTTTTAAAACTATTTTCAGGGGCTTTGAGTGATTATTGGGGACGACGCAAAGAACTGACTATGCTCGGATATGGACTCTCAGCAGCTATTATTCCCCTATTTGCCCTGGCTAATAGCCCCTTTTGGGTGTTAATCGCTCGGTTTGGCGATCGCCTGGGGAAAGGGATTCGGGTGGCTCCCCGAAACGCTCTGGTGGCGGATGTGACCCCAATCAATCAACGGGGGGCTGCCTATGGCTTACGTCAAACCCTCGATACCTTTGGGGCCTTTTCTGGTCCGATTGCAGCAACCCTCATTTTATTAATCTGGGAGCAAAATTTTCGTTTGGTGTTTTGGGTTGCCCTGATACCAGGGATTTTATCAGTTAGTTTACTGGTTAAAGGCATTCGAGAACCTCATTCCCCAGAGAGAAAACAGGGTCATAAAATTCAATGGCATGGAATTAAACAATTAGGTCAGGGTTACTGGGTTTTGGTGGGGGTGGCGGTTGTCTTTAATTTAGGAAACTTCAGCGATGCGTTTTTACTGTTAAAAGCCCAACAGGTAGGTATTGCTGCTTCCTGGGTTCCTTTATCCATGATTATTATGAATTTTTCCTATCTGTTGAGTGCCTATCCCTTGGGGTTACTGTCTGATCGTATCGGTAGAAAAGGGTTACTTATTGGGGCATTCTGGTTATTTTCTTTGGTTTATCTCGGTTTTGCTTTAGCTGATCGACCTGGACAAATTTGGGGGCTGTTTGCGCTTTATGGTATATATTTGGGCATGAGTCAAGGTATTTTGTTGGCGTTGGTGGCTGACCTTGCCCCTGGAGAGTTGCGTGGGACTGCCTTTGGTGTTATTAATTTAGTCATTGGTATCGTTTTGTTACCTGCAAGTCTCTTAGCCGGTTTCTTGTGGCAACAGGTGAATCCTCAAGCTCCTTTTTTGGTGGGGAGTGGGTTGGCGTTGACTGCTAGTTTACTTTTCCTTTTCAAGACAGAGGATTAA